Proteins from one Streptosporangium becharense genomic window:
- the menB gene encoding 1,4-dihydroxy-2-naphthoyl-CoA synthase translates to MADGAAPERGGAVDWKRSGQYEDIVYETAEGIAKITINRPERHNAFRPTTLFELRDAFNVAQEDSEVGVIIFTGAGDRAFCSGGDQKIRGDDGYVDKSTPHVGRLNVLDLQVQIRRCPKPVIAMIAGYAIGGGHVLHVCCDLSIAADNAVFGQTGPKVGSFDGGYGSWLLAETVGLKRAREIWYLCRQYDAQTALDWGLVNAVVPLAELEAETVRWARELLEKSPLALRMLKGALNAVTDGAAGMQQFAGDATLLYYMSEEAQEGRDAFKEKRAPDFSKFPRRP, encoded by the coding sequence CCAGTACGAGGACATCGTCTACGAGACCGCCGAGGGCATCGCCAAGATCACGATCAACCGGCCCGAACGGCACAACGCCTTCCGCCCGACGACGCTCTTCGAGCTGCGCGACGCCTTCAACGTGGCCCAGGAGGACTCCGAGGTCGGCGTGATCATCTTCACCGGCGCCGGTGACCGGGCCTTCTGCTCCGGCGGGGACCAGAAGATCCGCGGCGACGACGGCTACGTCGACAAGTCCACCCCGCATGTGGGCCGTCTCAACGTGCTCGACCTGCAGGTCCAGATCCGCCGCTGCCCCAAGCCGGTCATCGCGATGATCGCGGGTTACGCCATCGGCGGCGGCCACGTGCTGCACGTCTGCTGTGACCTGTCCATCGCCGCCGACAACGCCGTCTTCGGCCAGACCGGCCCCAAGGTCGGCTCCTTCGACGGCGGCTACGGCTCGTGGCTGCTGGCCGAGACCGTCGGTCTGAAGCGGGCCCGTGAGATCTGGTACCTGTGCCGCCAGTACGACGCGCAGACCGCCCTCGACTGGGGCCTGGTCAACGCGGTCGTCCCGCTCGCCGAGCTGGAGGCCGAGACGGTCAGGTGGGCCAGGGAACTGCTGGAGAAGTCCCCGCTGGCGCTGCGCATGCTCAAGGGTGCGCTGAACGCCGTGACCGACGGCGCCGCGGGCATGCAGCAGTTCGCCGGCGACGCCACCCTGCTCTACTACATGAGCGAGGAGGCGCAGGAGGGTCGCGACGCCTTCAAGGAGAAGCGCGCCCCCGACTTCAGCAAGTTCCCGCGCCGCCCCTAG